A genome region from Methanobacterium subterraneum includes the following:
- a CDS encoding DUF5518 domain-containing protein encodes MVNWTAVAIGFVATVVLETIGILFISMDTAVSIFISIFAPIIGGFIAAYWAGGIYKEGIINGGLAGGLGSLIAAIIFLPGSLMFIAENAVISFITSGILGIIGGLIGILAKGKPKGKDEPSPE; translated from the coding sequence ATGGTCAATTGGACAGCAGTGGCTATTGGTTTTGTGGCAACGGTTGTACTGGAAACAATTGGAATTCTTTTCATATCTATGGATACCGCAGTTTCTATATTTATAAGCATTTTTGCACCTATAATAGGGGGTTTCATAGCAGCATACTGGGCTGGCGGAATTTATAAAGAAGGTATTATAAATGGTGGGCTTGCCGGTGGATTGGGTTCTTTAATAGCAGCCATTATCTTCCTCCCCGGAAGTTTAATGTTTATCGCAGAAAATGCCGTGATTAGCTTTATTACCAGTGGAATACTGGGCATTATTGGTGGTTTAATAGGAATATTGGCCAAAGGAAAACCTAAAGGCAAAGATGAACCTTCTCCGGAATAA
- a CDS encoding DUF5518 domain-containing protein — translation MTNWTPVIIGIVITVIIGLIGIFLPFLGILAPIIGGFVAAYMVGGDYKDGAVNGGIAGAFGGAILGLVLLGAFTAIIGGLTIGFIFGLILGIIGGTIGIVVKGSFGA, via the coding sequence ATGACCAATTGGACCCCTGTAATTATCGGAATTGTTATAACTGTGATTATCGGATTAATTGGGATTTTCTTACCATTTTTAGGCATTTTAGCCCCTATAATAGGGGGTTTTGTTGCAGCTTATATGGTAGGTGGGGACTACAAAGATGGTGCGGTTAATGGTGGAATTGCCGGTGCCTTCGGAGGAGCGATCTTGGGATTGGTTTTATTAGGTGCATTCACCGCAATTATTGGCGGTCTAACCATAGGGTTTATATTTGGCCTTATACTTGGAATTATCGGAGGAACAATTGGAATTGTAGTTAAAGGAAGTTTTGGGGCTTAG
- a CDS encoding ribose-phosphate diphosphokinase yields the protein MIIGGSSSQKLAANIAHEMDDVLCPIETRKFPDGERYLRIKGDVEDDVVVVQSTGYPQDENLMELFLILKTLREMDITNIRTVIPYFGYGRQEKSFNKGEAVSARVVCQLIEFAGASSVYSMNLHEQGICDLFNIPAYNLSAMPAIADYVKNNVEDPVIIAPDKGALGFAQEIAQILNCESDYLEKIRLSPEKVETKPKNLDVDGRDAVIIDDIISTGGTIVNACGILTEHHASKIIVGCVHPVLVGDALLKIFSAGADDVVGTNTLKSEVSNVSVASLVADALKMDNNLG from the coding sequence ATGATAATTGGAGGATCTTCTTCCCAGAAACTGGCTGCTAATATTGCCCATGAAATGGATGATGTACTTTGCCCAATAGAAACCCGGAAATTCCCTGACGGGGAACGTTACTTAAGAATTAAGGGAGATGTGGAGGATGATGTGGTGGTGGTACAGTCCACTGGCTACCCTCAGGATGAAAACCTCATGGAACTCTTCCTCATTTTGAAAACCCTCCGTGAAATGGATATTACTAACATACGCACCGTGATCCCCTATTTTGGTTACGGTAGGCAGGAAAAAAGTTTTAATAAAGGTGAAGCAGTCTCTGCCAGGGTGGTCTGCCAGTTAATAGAATTTGCTGGTGCTAGTTCGGTTTACAGTATGAACCTCCATGAACAAGGCATCTGTGATCTATTTAACATTCCCGCCTACAATCTATCAGCTATGCCTGCCATTGCGGATTATGTGAAGAATAATGTGGAAGACCCAGTAATTATAGCTCCAGATAAAGGCGCTCTAGGCTTTGCCCAGGAAATAGCACAAATCCTTAACTGTGAATCAGATTATTTGGAGAAAATACGCTTATCCCCGGAGAAGGTGGAGACGAAACCCAAAAATCTGGATGTGGATGGTAGAGACGCGGTTATCATCGATGATATAATTAGTACTGGTGGAACCATTGTTAATGCCTGTGGGATCCTAACTGAACACCATGCCAGTAAGATTATAGTTGGCTGTGTGCACCCGGTGCTGGTGGGTGATGCCCTGCTTAAAATATTCTCTGCCGGAGCAGATGATGTGGTGGGAACAAACACCCTTAAATCTGAAGTTAGTAATGTTTCTGTGGCCAGTTTGGTGGCTGATGCATTGAAAATGGATAATAATCTGGGATAG
- the hypA gene encoding hydrogenase maturation nickel metallochaperone HypA has translation MHELSMAQAIVDTVLDAAEKNNATEVVEVTIEVGMLTMLNPEQLKFLLDVIVEDTILKNAEIIIEDVPVEIECRGCEFTGLANTDGSDHYLAIVVCPECGERNVEVLTGKECNVKTIKIEKSDEDA, from the coding sequence ATGCACGAATTATCCATGGCCCAGGCCATAGTGGACACAGTACTAGATGCTGCAGAGAAAAACAACGCCACAGAGGTAGTGGAAGTCACTATTGAAGTGGGAATGCTCACTATGTTAAATCCTGAGCAGTTAAAATTTTTATTAGATGTCATAGTTGAGGATACAATTCTTAAAAACGCAGAAATCATTATCGAAGATGTACCTGTGGAAATTGAATGCCGAGGCTGTGAATTTACAGGACTGGCCAATACTGATGGTTCTGACCATTATCTGGCCATAGTAGTATGCCCTGAATGTGGGGAAAGAAATGTGGAAGTTTTAACTGGAAAAGAATGTAACGTTAAAACCATTAAAATAGAGAAGAGTGATGAGGATGCATAA